One region of Bacteroidales bacterium genomic DNA includes:
- a CDS encoding S-adenosylmethionine:tRNA ribosyltransferase-isomerase has protein sequence MDFNLPDINEYDYFLEENKIAFFPTKNRGESKLLLAYSEPFSITQFDQLINHIPKNSVLIFNETKVIPARILFTKTTGAIIEILLINPKNNKDFPSALNEKTQSEWDVIIGNASKWKSGPLIINFQLNEQESGKLIANRTAENSVKLEWFPENLRFYDIIEKLAKMPLPPYIKREAESEDKNRYQTVFSRNEGSIAAPTAGLHFTQEHLEYLEKNGIKQIALTLHVGIGTFRPVKGNIAKHDMHSEAFIISKNQLENLVENADRPWVVVGTTTLRALESLYVFAEKNKENQNPIEDKIIVEQWDKLLSNSTMCRKEAFSEILKKCESKNLIGNTSLFIIRDKPIRCADYLITNFHQPKSTLLMLVDAFASVNWKSAYKFALESNMRFLSYGDACLFKNKY, from the coding sequence ATGGATTTTAATCTTCCGGATATTAATGAATACGACTATTTCTTGGAAGAAAATAAAATAGCATTTTTCCCTACAAAAAACAGAGGTGAATCAAAACTGTTATTAGCGTATTCTGAGCCATTTTCCATTACTCAATTCGACCAATTAATAAACCACATTCCCAAAAATTCCGTTTTAATTTTTAATGAAACAAAAGTTATCCCAGCTCGAATTTTATTTACAAAAACCACTGGAGCTATAATTGAAATTTTATTGATTAATCCTAAAAACAATAAAGATTTCCCTTCAGCCCTTAATGAAAAAACACAGTCTGAATGGGATGTTATTATTGGAAATGCGTCTAAATGGAAAAGCGGTCCACTAATTATAAACTTTCAATTAAACGAGCAAGAAAGCGGAAAACTCATTGCAAATAGAACTGCTGAAAACTCGGTAAAACTCGAGTGGTTCCCTGAAAATCTGCGATTTTACGACATAATAGAAAAATTGGCTAAGATGCCTCTCCCGCCATATATAAAAAGAGAAGCGGAAAGCGAAGACAAAAATAGATATCAAACTGTTTTTTCACGAAATGAAGGCTCTATTGCCGCTCCCACAGCAGGGTTACATTTTACACAAGAGCATTTAGAATATTTAGAAAAAAACGGCATAAAGCAAATTGCGCTTACTCTCCACGTTGGCATCGGGACATTTCGACCTGTAAAAGGCAACATAGCCAAACACGATATGCACAGCGAAGCATTTATAATTTCAAAAAATCAATTAGAAAATCTAGTGGAAAACGCTGACAGACCATGGGTTGTAGTTGGCACCACGACTTTAAGAGCATTGGAAAGCCTTTACGTTTTTGCAGAAAAAAACAAAGAAAATCAAAATCCTATTGAAGATAAAATTATTGTTGAGCAATGGGATAAACTTTTGAGCAATAGCACAATGTGCAGAAAAGAAGCCTTTTCAGAAATATTAAAAAAATGTGAAAGCAAAAATCTAATCGGAAACACCTCTTTATTTATAATACGAGACAAACCTATAAGGTGCGCCGATTATTTAATTACAAATTTTCATCAACCTAAAAGCACATTGCTAATGCTTGTAGATGCTTTTGCTTCAGTAAACTGGAAATCGGCTTATAAATTTGCTCTTGAAAGCAATATGCGATTTCTAAGCTACGGCGATGCCTGCCTTTTTAAAAACAAATATTAA